In Vespa velutina chromosome 14, iVesVel2.1, whole genome shotgun sequence, one DNA window encodes the following:
- the LOC124954090 gene encoding protein still life, isoform SIF type 1 isoform X1 encodes MGNKLSCSCAPLIRKAYRYEDSPWQTGARGGIGGGGGRRGDTGHLLRCGSLRERKRLWAEVFHVSASGAGTVKWQQVSEDLVPVNITCIQDSPECVFHITAYNSQVDKILDVRLVQPGTRIGQASDCFVYWKDTMTNDTWGLNFTSPIDAKQFRECCSPSFKISRKASSSYSLKLEPPNKQKIKTRRKPVSTPASPSRSREPQCTCMPPEQFARLRNQDARYRGSCSASTLPRTMVRSTEIEPGREKITAATSSASLYDNVNNANATPGKTAKGSETSKPKEKQNETCQTTPKTANVGIGTVTVGSQIDSPEEKGSTISPKKSQKSQDTSTQQNGSETLKSEGTQAGGTLQNKTLRKEQLHHTKSADYTEMEMQNGNIFNIVNNNNTGRKLKSKSTDDMRIENAQNGGISLDSNTLKRMLKPMSSIDSPVTSPEMTRKRHSHHSYHYHPSNNNQKYVMQEAENENYSHPYRAPYNNKFQASRSVHDMGQQYPGGRGRTYLDSEHNRCTGDMSPPSDNVIFDNQCYATTPSSSNGNSDMEQPNHCNSRRCNIGQTYQQQNMQSVSTPGSPTSRLLLEYERHLRNTLAKGMDAESYSLRTFEALLTQSMENLELAENIPLNVQRTPHVSRRRLSSNKSSTLPLSYRYCNERQNSKDRDGYYSDRNEIIREKREREVDRDRGYLSDYNSRCASCIGESARAQWFRHSDGWQSGSSTLGSGASSSINPGYSSHKRESPWDSLPSLRHEGSLNDSGYKSNRTDSLEQRGTFDRQDSVRSDYMSDRDGRYGIVQQASLESTDSRLCYLTSSEMSDDDRMSLTTAVSDDDDGESVINSPYRGKQTGTAAASFNCTGAVRKAGFLSVKKWLLRKKHQIELARKRGWKGYWVCLKGTTLLFYPCDSQESRAMEAAPKHLIIVDGAIMQPIPEHPKRDYIFCLSTAFGDAYLFQAPCQVELENWVNSIHSACAAAFARHRGKTGTLHLLQEEIFRLEKAIESDHKMKHMADLQQSVVSDVETKQQINNQIVQWEENLERLHCEQFRLRCYMASLQSGELPNPKSLLTHVSRATKQTLNKLGVFTVSSFHAFICARSPSLLNNLLAGRGATKRRPPLLSRSNSGSSRRSLQISSRDEEKTVKVSVPDNQLVSVFLRDAMTVEEFLASACNRKNLNPMEHFVRVKKRRDMEDHNYFVPHRTDLIETYLHTHEIVEVCAKILYQVELQRNTLEQMWGFSVEAELIENSDRQDELCCYVSRVEDKSVAMQNGIIKGDEIMVINGAIVSDLDMMYLESVLQEEVGLCMMMRSSRTEPPDLTGIMRVTDDIIESLVCPPPPSDPPVISEEMISGLIVPAPGWSKESLMQECTTTSHIENGKQTSRTNSFEIENLLKTAEQVTGICRSPGETRKSSPTGSVVSTHSQALTPSRQLSDAEKLKKVILELIETERTYVKNLNNLLENYLEPLKRETFLSNAEINALFGNIQEIVTFQRQFLQNLDHAIEMETDFNSFDHPSQFKGVLFSIGSAFLYYVNHFKLYSSFCASHSKAQKVLHPNEGNQALQEFLQARNPRQQHSSTLESYLIKPIQRILKYPLLLQQLRNLTDERSEEHQHLIEALKGMEKVAEHINEMQRIHEEYGAIFDHLFRQHQKSCKQPIDLSPGDLLYYGGVEWLNISDFLGKIKKGLELHAMCFVFKSAVVFLCKERLRQKKKLMGVSTKANSSEVEIIRYQVLIPVTEVQVRASSAKDMESHFLWELIHLRSQLQRRSEKVYVLSNSTTEFRNAFLKTIRQIIRESVRNMSIPSTKQNLNQPPITIAPRMSTGHVEKFEKQAAQVQGQNGNGNTIVATGTLSKKAIKQQLLSNSHNAKRKYSHSKQSVEHESSEDKDMEETAISQQQIIFRTRSKTISDTSGEVKVEMDSGTKSEGEEDSQAFLGEKKTNLGRTPNHLTLSTTSTISAGSTGSQARLIQSSHQPENYQPIAVKELGSPIWKPRELPSLGEATTLPRKGKSAGEFTDMTSSHSASRKSLIEISNCAQQSNFNNHV; translated from the exons ATGGGCAACAAGCTGTCCTGCAGTTGCGCTCCTCTTATCAGAAAGGCATATCGTTACGAGGATTCCCCATGGCAGACCGGAGCCAGGGGTGGAATCGGCGGCGGTGGAGGGCGCAGGGGTGATACTGGCCACTTGCTCAGGTGCGGAAGCttaagagagaggaagag GCTATGGGCCGAAGTTTTCCATGTGAGTGCCAGCGGAGCCGGGACTGTTAAATGGCAGCAGGTCTCGGAGGATCTAGTTCCTGTTAACATCACTTGTATCCAAGATTCGCCGGAATGTGTTTTCCACATAACGGCATACAACAGTCAGGTCGATAAGATTTTAGACGTGCGGTTGGTACAACCAG GTACGAGGATCGGTCAAGCGTCAGACTGTTTTGTTTATTGGAAGGATACTATGACAAACGATACATGGGGCTTGAATTTTACTTCCCCCATAGACGCTAAACAATTTAGAGAATGTTGC TCACCATCGTTCAAGATTTCAAGGAAAGCGTCCTCTTCTTACTCGTTGAAGCTCGAACCACCGAACAAGCAGAAAATCAAGACGCGTCGAAAGCCAGTCTCTACTCCTGCATCGCCTAGCAGATCCAGAGAACCTCAGTGCACGTGTATGCCCCCGGAACAATTTGCCAGATTACGAAATCAAGACGCCAGATATCGAGGTTCCTGTA GTGCTTCGACGCTTCCAAGAACCATGGTACGATCAACGGAAATAGAACCAGGCCGTGAGAAAATAACGGCGGCCACATCGAGCGCGTCGTTGTACGATAATGTTAACAACGCGAATGCAACGCCAGGAAAAACGGCCAAGGGTAGCGAGACGAGTAAGCCGAAGGAGAAACAGAATGAGACGTGTCAGACAACACCAAAGACCGCGAACGTTGGCATTGGAACGGTTACTGTTGGATCGCAG ATCGACAGTCCGGAAGAAAAAGGTTCGACGATTTCACCAAAGAAGTCACAAAAAAGTCAAGACACATCCACTCAACAGAACGGTAGTGAAACTTTGAAATCTGAAGGGACGCAAGCAGGTGGTACGCTTCAAAATAAAACCTTACGAAAGGAGCAGCTTCATCACACGAAGTCGGCCGATTACACAGAAATGGAGATGCAGAACGGTAACATCTTCAATATCGTGAATAACAACAACACCGGACGAAAATTAAAGAGCAAGAGCACTGACGATATGAGAATCGAGAACGCACAGAATGGCGGAATCAGTTTAGATTCTAATACGCTGAAGAGAATGTTGAAACCAATGTCGAGCATCGATAGTCCCGTGACGTCACCCGAAATgacgagaaagagacataGTCATCATAGCTATCATTATCACCcgagtaataataatcagaaGTATGTTATGCAGGAGGCAGAAAACGAGAATTATTCGCATCCTTATCGTGCGCCATATAACAACAAGTTTCAAGCTTCTAGAAGTGTTCACGACATGGGTCAACAATATCCTG GCGGCAGAGGCAGGACGTACTTAGATTCGGAACATAATCGGTGCACAGGTGATATGTCCCCGCCTTCGGATAACGTCATTTTCGATAATCAATGTTACGCGACAACACCGAGTTCTTCCAATGGTAACTCGGACATGGAACAACCGAATCATTGCAACTCTCGTCGTTGCAACATCGGCCAGACATATCAACAGCAAAATATGCAGTCGGTTTCGACACCTGGGAGCCCTACCAGCAGGCTTCTTTTAGAATACGAAAGACATCTGAGAAATACTCTGGCCAAGGGCATGGATGCTGAAAGTTATAGCTTGCGTACATTTGAGGCTTTGCTGACTCAGAGTATGGAGAACCTGG AATTGGCTGAGAACATCCCTTTGAACGTTCAACGCACACCGCACGTTTCGCGAAGAC GATTGAGTTCGAACAAATCATCGACGTTACCGCTGTCGTATCGTTATTGTAACGAGAGACAAAACAGCAAAGATCGGGACGGCTATTACAGCGATCGAAACGAGATaataagggaaaagagagaacgagaggtGGATCGTGATCGCGGCTACCTCAGCGATTACAATTCTCG ATGCGCCAGCTGTATCGGGGAATCGGCACGTGCTCAGTGGTTTAGGCATTCGGATGGTTGGCAATCCGGAAGTTCGACGCTCGGTTCAGGTGCATCCAGTTCAATAAATCCAGGTTATTCGAGTCATAAAAGAGAATCTCCATGGGACTCATTGCCCTCCTTGAGACACGAAGGGAGTCTCAACGATAGCGGCTACAAGTCCAATCGAACGGATTCCTTGGAACAAAG AGGTACTTTTGACAGACAGGACAGCGTTCGTTCCGATTATATGTCCGATAGAGATGGTAGATATGGAATCGTTCAACAAGCATCCTTGGAGAGCACGGACTCGAGGCTTTGTTACTTGACGTCTTCGGAG atGTCGGACGACGACAGAATGTCTCTTACGACCGCGGtcagcgacgacgacgatggtgaAAGTGTCATAAATTCGCCCTATCGAGGAAAACAAACTGGAACTGCTGCGGCTTCATTCAATTGCACCGGTGCAGTTAGGAAAgcagg TTTCCTCAGCGTGAAGAAATGGTTATTACGTAAGAAGCATCAAATTGAGCTTGCAAGGAAAAGAGGCTGGAAGGGTTACTGGGTCTGTCTGAAAGGGACCACGCTTCTTTTCTACCCTTGTGATTCGCAAGAAAGTAGAGCCATGGAAGCGGCACCTAAGCATTTAATTATCGTCGATGGTGCTATTATGCAGCCAATTCCGGAGCACCCAAAGAGAGACTACATATTTTGCCTGAGCACCGCTTTCGGCGATGCTTATCTTTTTCAG GCGCCGTGTCAAGTAGAACTCGAAAACTGGGTGAATAGCATACATTCTGCCTGTGCAGCCGCATTCGCTCGTCATCGTGGTAAGACCGGGACTTTACATCTTCTGCAGGAGGAGATCTTTCGTTTGGAAAAGGCGATAGAATCG GATCATAAGATGAAACATATGGCCGATCTTCAGCAATCCGTCGTGTCCGACGTCGAGACGAAGCAACAAATCAACAATCAAATAGTACAGTGGGAAGAAAATCTGGAACGTCTTCATTGCGAGCAATTCCGTTTGAGATGTTATATGGCCAGTTTGCAGAGCGGGGAATTACCTAATCCGAAG AGTCTACTGACACACGTATCTCGCGCGACGAAGCAGACGTTGAACAAATTGGGTGTCTTCACCGTATCGTCCTTCCATGCATTCATTTGCGCACGAAGTCCCTCATTATTGAACAATTTGTTAGCCGGCCGTGGCGCTACCAAGAGAAGACCACCACTTTTATCTAGGTCGAACAGCGGATCTAGTCGAAGGTCACTCCAAATATCCTCtagagacgaagagaagacTGTTAAAGTATCCGTGCCGGATAATCAG CTTGTTTCGGTTTTTCTACGCGATGCTATGACGGTAGAAGAATTTTTAGCGAGTGCCTGTAACAGAAAGAATCTCAATCCGATGGAACACTTTGTACGGGTGAAGAAACGACGTGACATGGAGGACCACAATTATTTTGTACCACATAGAACCGATCTGATCGAAACTTAT TTACATACGCACGAGATCGTCGAGGTCTGCGCAAAGATCTTGTATCAGGTGGAATTGCAAAGGAACACCTTGGAACAAATGTGGGGCTTCTCCGTGGAGGCCGAACTCATCGAAAATTCTGATCGACAGGACGAGCTTTGCTGTTACGTTAGCAGAGTCGAAGATAAAAGTGTGGCTATGCAGAACG GCATTATTAAGGGCGATGAGATAATGGTGATCAACGGTGCAATAGTAAGTGACTTGGACATGATGTATTTGGAAAGCGTTCTCCAAGAAGAAGTCGGTCTCTGTATGATGATGAGATCTTCGAGAACCGAACCACCGGATCTTACCGGCATCATGAGAGTCACCGACGATATCATCGAAAGCCTGGTTTGTCCTCCTCCACCATCCGATCCACCAGTCATAAGCGAGGAAATGATATCCGGCCTGATAGTACCAGCTCCCGGATGGA GCAAAGAAAGTCTCATGCAAGAGTGTACGACGACCTCGCACATAGAAAATGGCAAGCAAACGTCAAGAACGAATTCATTCGAGATtgagaatttattaaaaacggCGGAACAAGTAACGGGTATTTGCCGATCGCCCGGTGAGACCAGAAAGTCGAGTCCCACCGGAAGCGTCGTGAGTACGCATTCGCAAGCATTAACACCGAGTAGGCAGCTGAGCGACGCTGAAAAACTAAAGAAAGTGATATTAGAACTGATCGAGACTGAACGAACTTACGTAAAG aatttaaacaatttgcTGGAAAACTATTTAGAGCCCCTTAAACGCGAGACCTTCCTATCGAACGCCGAGATAAATGCACTTTTTGGAAATATCCAGGAGATAGTCACGTTTCAACGGCAGTTCCTCCAAAATCTTGATCACGCAATTGAGATGGAGACGGACTTTAACAGCTTTGATCATCCTAGTCAATTTAAG GGTGTTCTGTTTTCCATTGGAAGTGCCTTCTTATATTACGTAAATCACTTCAAGCTATACAGCTCGTTTTGCGCCAGCCATTCGAAGGCCCAAAAAGTTTTACATCCAA ACGAAGGAAATCAAGCTTTACAAGAGTTTTTGCAAGCGAGAAATCCGCGTCAGCAGCACTCTTCGACATTGGAATCGTACTTGATAAAGCCCATTCAAAGAATACTCAAATATCCGTTGCTTTTGCAACAACTTAGAAATCTCACAGACGAGCGAAGCGAAGAGCATCAACATTTGATAG AGGCCCTTAAAGGTATGGAGAAAGTGGCGGAGCACATTAACGAAATGCAAAGGATTCACGAGGAATATGGAGCTATTTTCGATCATCTCTTCAGGCAACATCAAAAATCTTGCAAACAg CCAATTGATTTGAGCCCTGGAGATCTTTTGTATTATGGCGGTGTCGAGTGGTTAAACATTTCGGACTTTCttggaaagataaagaaaggctTGGAATTGCACGCCATGTGTTTCGTTTTCAAATCCGCTGTCGTGTTCCTGTGTAAGGAGAGAttaagacaaaagaaaaagctcaTG GGAGTTTCCACGAAAGCGAATTCCAGCGAGGTGGAAATAATTCGTTATCAAGTTTTGATTCCCGTTACCGAAGTTCAAGTAAGAGCTAGTTCAGCTAAAGATATGGAATCGCATTTCCTATGGGAGTTGATACATCTCAGAAGTCAATTACAGAGAAGATCGGAAAAAGTATATGTACTTTCCAATAG TACGACGGAATTTAGAAATGCGTTCCTAAAGACAATTCGACAAATCATACGAGAATCGGTCCGAAATATGAGCATTCCTTCGACGAAACAAAATCTAAATCAACCACCGATTACGATCGCACCTCGAATGTCGACTGGCCAcgtagaaaaatttgaaaagcaAGCGGCTCAGGTGCAAGGTCAAAATGGCAATGGTAACACGATAGTAGCTACGGGAACGTTGTCGAAAAAAGCTATAAAACAGCAATTGTTAAGCAATTCGCACAATGCCAAGCGAAAGTACAGTCATTCTAAGCAATCGGTGGAGCATGAAAGTTCGGAAGATAAAGATATGGAGGAAACAGCTATAAGTCAACAGCAGATAATCTTTCGTACGAGAAGCAAGACCATAAGCGATACTTCAG GCGAAGTAAAAGTTGAAATGGACTCGGGGACGAAGTCAGAAGGAGAGGAGGACTCTCAAGCTTTTTTAGGCGAGAAGAAGACTAATCTGGGCCGTACACCAAATCATTTAACATTGAGCACTACTTCGACCATTTCCGCAGGTAGTACTGGCAGCCAAGCCAGGCTCATTCAGTCTTCTCATCAGCCAGAGAATTATCAACCCATTGCAGTAAAAGAGCTTG GTTCGCCAATTTGGAAGCCCCGAGAATTACCGTCGCTCGGGGAGGCGACGACGTTACCAAGAAAGGGTAAGTCGGCCGGCGAGTTCACGGACATGACCTCGAGCCACAGCGCCTCACGGAAATCTCTCATAGAGATCAGCAATTGTGCTCAACaatctaattttaataatcacgTTTAA